The genomic stretch tatatatatatatatatatatatatatatatatatatcagtgatATATCATTGCTTATCATTGCTTGGTAAAgtgtatgtctgcctctagtggtgaagcgtggaaatacaactgaataggaatcctttcttacaATATATATAACCAAAAGATATTAAACTTATGTTTCCATTGAATCCTGTGAaggttaataattataataataaaaactattattatatataataacactTGACATTGACaaatgttttgggacacctgacagaTACAGATTACCAGcagcaattttatttttcatcaagATCAGTTCTAGTGGCTAAAAGTACTGGGAACACCTAACttatccagccatatgtggttcctcctcaaacacttagcacaaagttggaagcacacaattatataggacgtctctggatgctgtagcatggaAATTTCCCTTcgctttaactaggagacccaaacatgccAATGTTTTAGCAtgccacaaagccagctccatgaagctctgctttacatgggttggagtgaaagatctcctgctacagatctccaaacctattgaacatctttgggatgaatgtgaatgctggctgcaccccaggaacctcctcacctcacctacgtcagtacctgactttactgacacgcttgtggatgaatgagcaaaaatctccaagaactctagtggaacatcttcccagaagggtggagggtattataacagtaaatgggactaaatgtggaattagatgttcaaaaaggagcaCACATCAATCTTAtactcaggtgtctacaaacatttgtctgaGGTATATATTAAATAAGTAGACTATTTTTTCTCTATATACTGCTCAAGCTAAATCAGACAAAGTGTAACAATattcaaaatctcacaataacaAATATGATCAATGCTCTAAAAAGTGCACAATATTTACCATCTAACATCCAGAATGATGCATGGGCATTGATGTGTGGGATGAAGCAGGGAAGAGCAGGGCAGGAAGTGGGAAAAGTTTGTTTATGGCATATCATTGTAAAAAGAATACATGTGTCTAAATCTTATTTTCTGTCACTCTCTTGTTGCTTTTGAAAAGAATGTAGTGATCCATATGAACTACAGAATGAAGCCACCTATGAGTTATGTACTGGTTAGTAATTTTACATCTGGGTTACACACCCAAATAAGTCAAAAACAACAAGATTCTAAGAAACTATAACTAAGgctaattttaaatattttacattttgagcaTCGTTTTTAAacatcataattttataatttgtttttttgagatggtttggacatgtgcagaggagggacatggggtatatctgtaggagaatgctgaggatggagccaccaggaaggaagaaaagaggaagaaaaaggaggaggtttatggatgtggtgaaggaagacatgcaggtagttggggtgaaagaggcagatgtagaggacagggggggtatggagacggatgatccactgtggcgagaagccgaaagaagaaaaaaagttttaataataatattaaaaaaattcccCAAATGAACGCAATGCACACAGACCCTTATCCTAGAGCGTGTTTAATTATCACCAGATGGTAATGACAAAATCActttagaaaatgaacaaaataatccaaatcatttgctttttttttattattgaaatctTTATCTCATCTTTACAAAAGCTTGAAATTACAGCACAGAATATCTGATGTCacaaccataaaaaaaacagaccagaAATAAGCAGATTTATGTAcaatatcatattaatataactgGAAGTAGGTATTTCACCTCCCCCGTGCAGTTTCCAGACTActtaataatgtgtttaaacCCAGTTAATGTCTTATAGTTTACAAAATAAGACGAGgtttaaataattgtacaatttgtcatttttgtttgtttaaattattCTTTCATAATGAATTAGAATGACATTATatgtaagaagaaaaaaaaaaaaaccctttagaCATTACAAACTGCAGCTTTAAAGAAGTCCATGATTTCAGTATTTTGCAGGCTGCATGATTGATATTTTTTTGATAATAGTTCTGTCTGTAAACCATTTCCTCAGAGGAACATTCGATCCTTGCTGTGCGAGAAGCGCGTGTTGAGCTCTTGACTCTTTTTCAGCAGGGCTTTTTTCTGCGCCTCGTCAAACCGATTGACCTGCAGGTCGTTGTCTCGGTCAAAGGGCCTCCTCTCCACCGGCTTATTCGAATCTTCTTCggctttctttttcattttcttagCGTGCATGCTCAGGAGCGACTCGCCTCGCTTGGAGTCCTGAAAAAGGAGAAGGaagataaaaaagataaacGATGGTAAGAATGTCAAAAGGGCGAGACTGTGTAACCAGTGTCTACTCTGGGATTCATTTTTACATCAAAACAGGGGtctaaaattaaaacataacCATTTGATGGAGGTGCCAATGATTTTAAGCATGGTGTTTggacaatatataaaattatagaaaacTATGCACTGTCTCTAATGGTCactgcatgtgtatgtgttagtcaaatgcagaattattggcaccatTTCAATATgtatccttaaaaaaaaaatgtttaaaaaaaaaccagacaaaaaaacaaacaaacacagcacTTACATTGTACTTGGACACTTTATCTGCCATTTCCAGATCTTTTTTGGAGAGACGAGGACCATCGTCTTTCGTTGtctctcctttctcttttgCTTCTTGTCGCTCCttaaagacagacagatttttttttacaaaagtgtaaatgtttatataggTCTACAGTGATTTATATAGGTACAGCAATctagttaaaaagaaaaaaagacataagaatcggacagtgaatgactggaagacaATTCTGTAGTCAGATGAGTCCAAGATTGTGGAAATGttccagaccttcacttccacCCCGAAATAACTTTCTAAAACTCTgtaacgcactgtttttaaaccaaatgtctgtctatctctcacaaaACAACCTCCAAGACCCCAACTAGTCTGGCTTCAAAGctgcacattccacagagacgacCCTTTTGACTTTCACtcagaaactacatgctgctgaATCAGCCAAGCTGTTATCTGTCCTCATCCTCTttgacctttcagcagcatttgactcTTGTCCACCCTCAGGAGCTTCAATATCTGTAGAGGAGCATGGGATTGGTTCGATTcatacctggaaggtcgctcttACTAGGTTTCATGGAGGGGGGTCCACATCTGCTCAACGCAGACTTTCCACTGGTGTCTCACAAGGCTCCGTATTTGGtcctctccttttctccctctatacccacactcttggtgaaatcatatccaagaattttttttttaacactgccATGTTGATGACATTCAAACTTATCTTCTCTTTCTCGCACTTAGATACCACAGCTACTGCTCGGATCTCGGCATTCCTGGCGGACATATTTTcgtggatgagtgctcatcaactaaatCTTAACCCCAGCAAAACTGAATTGCTAGTCATCCCAGGTAATTTGtctccaggtcaggatctcaGAATATCTCCTCACAATTCTCTGCtttccccttcagccactgatCACAGCCTTGGGGTAACCAAGGAGGTAAGAAGGTAACCTTCCTAACCTAATGTTGCTAATTGTTACTCGTTCTCGTAGGTTCCTTCTCTAAAATATCTGAAgtattcgaccatttctgtccacacaggctgctcaggtgcttgttcagtctcttgtcattttgaaactggactactgcaactctctaaGTGCCATTCGTCcaacttgtgttcaacctgctcAAGTtctcccaccccaccccactgctgcttcCTCCACTGGCTTGTGGTAGCTGCAtgcatcagattcaaaacacagatgcttgcctacaaagccagaaaaatggaccagcacttTCTTATCTCTCTAAAGTCCTCATCACTCCTTGTACTGCACCACGCTGCCTGAGATCCTcgagcactgcttgactggtaccagcttctctcagggtaagaggtaagtatattTCAtggcttttctctgttctggaaTGTCTTTGCAAAAGTTTCTACCTGCTCCTCTCCATCTATATTTCAATATTGCAAGAGCAAAGGAACTGTTGTTCTCTTAATGAGTAGTGTTATAAACTTACCCTAGCTTTGCGATCTCGGTCGGCCGGCGTGTCGGTCCAGATGGAGCGGTCTTTGTTCTCAggtcctgatttctttttaaaacttcGTGCTTCCAGTCCGACGTGTTGCATCTCAGGCGGCAGCTCCATcatccagctctctctctcaggcttCTCGGGTTCGTCCTGAAACACACGCGTGAAGGAACCGGGTGGATCAGACCGAGTCAAATTTTCAGCTCGTAATGAAATAGTACAGAACGCAGAACACTCACATTCTGCCCAAGTAATCTGTCCTTCATCTTTTTCGCTCTTCTTTCAATATCCAGTGCCACGGAGCTCTGAACTTCCCCTCTGGACggcatcggcccaaaaacctcCTCGTCCTCTGCCTCGCTGCTGGAAGGCTCCGGTTTGTATCCGGGAGGAAGTGCTGGTCCTAAAACGCTTcgttcttcatcctcttccgcatcatcatcatcatcatgttgcTGCTTTTTAAAGCCCGGAGGCAGTGCGGGTCCAAGCACGGGGGGCCTACGcatgacaagaaacaaaatcAGAAAGTTAAAGGAGAGCAGTAGTTACCCCTGAGGGACACCGCTATAGTAGTGTCCTGAATGTATATGCGTTCTAGTTTCTCTTAATgtgattttaagaaaaattttataaaaaatgccCTTTGGAGAGTCTACGATTCACAAGACGTTACCAGGATCTGACATGTACTGATTATTACACTGAAGGGAGAAATATCTCAAaaagaaattgaattgaatctgcAATCAGTTATTCAACCAGAAGCAATTACCCGGGTTTATGTGATTACTTCTTATTATCTTTCCTTGCATATTGTCATTCTGTGACTGTCATGTCTTTATAATAGATGCATACCAAACAGATACGGCCTtcaacaaatgtatttatttataaacccTGACCACATCTAGTAGGGATGGAAAGATTCACAGAAtcgcatcggcataaaagtaaaaaaatgtgatgcatcgattaaaaaaagtgtgcaatGGATTTGAGTTGCCATTCATATCGCAAcgcatcatttttaacatatttgcatctgtaaacACCAacttatttctatataattattagtagatttgcttattatttagaaagtgaccaataatttgtgaccaatattcgacatgtagattgatttctcttcgctaaactgtttctcgagcgcattctctcagcaccgctgtttttacgtgaatatgacgtatcacagcACTAAGGAGACCGAgtcgtgtcctgagagtcacacagaaaacagattaacatggcagaggtagagctgtaacttcctggagacagaataGTACgactggttttatttcatcttttctttatactacaaaaggcctgtttgtgaaagggccatgcgtaaGAGGTctgaaggcacttaagtaaattgatgatttgctgtcggTCTGAACCGCAGAAATTAAACTGAACCATGTGTaacatattgaattgcatagcatcacaTTTTGTTATTGATATCTAGAGTTTTAGGCTGATATCACCTTTGCGTCTTAAAAAAACTCTCTAAATTGGATTAACAGAGAAACCTGAACATCCGGGGCATTTCCCAGTCCTACACAATATTGTTTTCGCATCAAAATCCGAAACTGATTCTCAGCCCTGAATCGAGCTCCTCCAAATCAGGATGTGCAACAGACTACTGATGTTTTTCTGTTATTCTGGCTCACCTGTCAGGTGAACTGTCTTGCTTCTGGTATCCTGGAGGCAGAGCTGGACCAAAGAAGCAATCATCtacatcttcatcaccatcctgatcatcatcatcacatctccTCCTTGCTTCTCCTTTCCTGCATTTCAGGCATGACTGGTTTATTAGTCAATCAGGACAGAACATGagatgaatataataaatagagtGAGTTCTGGATACTTGTAAGGCAGACTGTCCCCTGATCCTGAGTATCTGGCTCTCTTGAACACCACCTGCTCCTGATCACTGGAGGAACTTGAGGACTCTCGTTTATAGAGCGGGGGAAGAGCTGGACCTATGACTGCAAATTAACATAATGAGAATATTAGATTTATACAGAGTGAAAAACACTGCATTAGAcgcatcacatcacatcatgcAGAGAAGGTTCATGATCTGAGCTGCACATTTGCACATACAGGAAGCAGATTGAATACATCATTTCTCATTGTTTTGAACCTACTCGTTTCGTCTTCATCTGATTCCTCACTTCTGTTCGACAGTAACCCCGGTGGTAAAGCGGGACCGATTATATTATCATTCGACATCACTGTAAACGTACTCAAATATCATCAGAACAAACCCAGGTGTTTATTACTAACAACGTCATAGAGTACAAATGCTTTATCCGAAAACTTCCGGTTTTACAATAAAAGTCCGGAAGTAAACTCACAGTCACTTCCGTCACTGAACGGCAGAGGGCGCTCAAACCGTTACAATAAAGTCACATTTTCCCTCGTGCATATTTtcgtaataaatataaataaatttgttttgatatattttgcgttaaataattattaatataaatatttgaaaatgtatatttgttaaatattatatttaaactaGGGCTGTCaaccaattaaaatatttaatcgcgactAATTGCATGATTGTTATTAGTTAACTCACGATTACTCGCAACTTAAGCTCACTTCTTTATCtgtttaaatgtaccttaaattaatacttttcacgtttttaatactcttatCAACATGGGACAAATAAAGATGGTTTGTGCAAATGTAtgcttattattagtgaaaccaaactcaacatagagaatgaatacaaaatataacgtaaatgtaaatgtgtttgggCATATAatccaatatttatttaatatactaTATTCAAACgcaaattataaataaagtatattaaATTGTATGACTTGTTTACACTCCAGTCCTGTAGGTGGCGATATCCgtttgagtaaaaaaataagacGCCGAAGAAGAAGCAGGCAGTGACGTAACGCGAGGTTAATTTTCGGTTAGTTTAGTTTTCAGTTTCGACATTAAATCCCCGTCGGTCcgattatattataatttgatTTATCTATAAATTGACCACTTATTCCTAAAATCTTTCAGTTTTACAATAAAAGTCTGTAAGAATAATTGCATTTACTTCCATCGCTAAACGGAAGAGGACGCTCAAACATTACAATAAAGGCATTTTTACATAcgtttacataaatataaataaacgtGTATGGGTTATATTATTGTAAAAGACTTCGTGGAaggaataataaattaatatttgtctaacATACTACATTTatgcacattttaatatattataaatataatatatttaattgcgAATTTGTGCTCCAGTCCAGTAGGTGGCGGTACCCGTTTGAGCACAATAATAAAACCGAAGAAGAAGTAGGCAGTGAGGGAGCTGATTTTCCGGtttgttttgttgctgttgtcTCTAAGCGGCGGGACGTTTGAACAGTCGGTATGcggcttttatttcatttgaaatatatGACTGTGATTTCCTCAGTATATGACAGACGGCGGGTCAGAAAAGTTACAtatacatctgtctgtctgatgcAGTAATGAGTGTCAGCATTTCTGTAGCTTATAGAGTTTATTAGTGACAGTTCTGACTGGAAGTGACATTAAAAGTGACCGAAGAGAACAGTGTCAGTGTTGTGAGAAATACAgcaaatatgcaaattatacagtaaaatgtctataattaatatcacctctctgtctgtctccctcagTGTCTCTTCACCTtttcgtctgtctgtctacttgtCTGTCtacctatctgtctgtctacttgtctgtctctctacttgtctgtctgtctgtatactTGTCTGCTTGTATGActggttgtctgtctgtctgtctgtctgtctgtctgtctgtctgtctacctgtctacCTGTCTACTTGTCTGTCTACTTGtatgactgtctgtctgtctattgtctgtctacctgtctcttaacttgtttgtctgtctacctgtctgtctacttgtttgtctgtgtgtctgtgtgtctgtgtgtctgtatgtctgtctacctgtctgtctacttgtttgtctgtctgtctgtctgtctacctgtctgtctgtctgtctgtctaccttaCTATTTACCCACAACTCTACTTGTCTacttgtctttctctcttacagttgcttctttctttttctatcactgtctctctcagtctgtctctcttttctctacATGTCTCTCCTTTATTTAAGCATCTTGtcgtttttctgtttttgtactCTGTCAACTTGTCTGTCTTGGTTGTCTTGTCAACTCTGTCTGATGGTTTTTGCTCTCggtttgtttctctctctctctctctctctctctctctctctctctctctctctctctctctctcacacacacacacacctttacataCCTGTCTCTTTCTAAagtctgtctgtgtctttttctacatttgcctgcctctgtctgtttttcctcCATCTTTTTATTCATCACTGCcactttgtctgtctctctctctctctctctctctctctctctctctctctctctctctctctcacgtttCTTCTTCACTCTGTTTCTTTTGTATGAATCCCCTTTGTTTATCGCTGCTCTTTCTCCTCTGTGTTAAGCTGAAACATGGCCCCCAAAAAGCAGAAAGAGACTCAGCGGGTAAACATTTCCAGCTCGTTGGAGTCGGAGGAGATCAGTCTGGAGACCACTGTGCCCACGGAGGACATTTCTTCCTCAGATGAGAAGAGCAGCAGTCAAAAGGTCACTAAGCAGGTGCTGGAGAGAAAGGAGCTCCTTCACAACATCCAGCTCCTGAAAATCGAGCTGTCACAGAAGAACCTCATCATTGACAACCTCAAAGTGGAACATCTGACCAAAGTGAGAAATCACATGTGATGTTACTTTACTTTAGCTGGAATTggactgtagtgtgtgtgtgtgtgtgtgtgatgtagatgGAGGAGCTGGAGGAACAGCTGAATGATGCACTGCATCAGAAGCAGATCTTTGCCCTTCGCTTGGACAGCCAGCTTAAAGTGCAGCAGGATGAGAATAGGTTAGTGCTCAgttatgacacacacacacacacacacacacttatttatttgCACATACTTGTTTTAAACTGTGAATGTATTGTGGTCAATGCACACATTATCATGTGGACTCAGGACAGACATGTAGacaaataaacacagacagacagatgggcaaatattcaattataaatacaaagagacagacaggaagactGAAGACAccagtagatagatagagggatgcagatagacagacagagagacacagatggacagacaggagGATGGACAGCGATAGACAGAGGaacacagatagacagacaggcacagGTAGACATATCGAGGGACACACAGTTATATTAAGAGACGGTAACaaagagacagagggacacAGATAGACAGACTACATGATGAACACATCTGTTTATAGATTTGTTCGTATCTATGGGCAGATACCTGCAGCACTGACACTGATAATTTAATGGAGTCTCCCGTGTTGGTCACAGGAAGCAGCAGGCTCTGATGAAACAGGACATGGATGCCATTTTATTGCGGCAAAAGCAATTAGAGGACACCAACAGACAGCTGTGCGAGAGGGCCGGAGACGTCCGGCGTAGCCTGAGAGACATCGAATTGAGCGAGGAGAAATATCTGGAACTGAGAGATCTTCCTGAAGACAAGCTCTCCATCCCCGAATATGTATCGGTGAGCACTCCGGGCCATCCGTAGAtatctaagtgtgtgtgtgtgtgtgtgtgtgtgtgtgtgtgtgtgtgtgtgtgtgtgtgtgtgtgaatgctcaCAGCTTTTTCCTCACTTCCACTGGTGTCAGGTGCGCTTCTACGAGGTGGTTACGCCATTGAGAGCTCAGGTGACCGAGCTACAGGCGAAGAAGAACAACGTGATGGACGACCTGGACAGCCATCGCAAGCAAATCAAATCCCTCATGGAGGTACGGAAGACATTCACCCCCTTTTCCACTTTTAAAATCTGGAGCTGGTTAGTCCGCTGGTACTAGTTAGAACCGGTTTCGGGTGtgaaagtcatttttttttacttcatatcATGAAGGTGAAGCAGAAGGGCACATTAGGATGCACTACTGAATTGCAATTGCTACTGAAAGAGATCCACAAATAgtacagttttaaaatgaaagcttaaaaaaagaaaatgtcttaACGCCATGAATGT from Silurus meridionalis isolate SWU-2019-XX chromosome 24, ASM1480568v1, whole genome shotgun sequence encodes the following:
- the gpalpp1 gene encoding GPALPP motifs-containing protein 1, which encodes MSNDNIIGPALPPGLLSNRSEESDEDETIIGPALPPLYKRESSSSSSDQEQVVFKRARYSGSGDSLPYKKGEARRRCDDDDQDGDEDVDDCFFGPALPPGYQKQDSSPDRPPVLGPALPPGFKKQQHDDDDDAEEDEERSVLGPALPPGYKPEPSSSEAEDEEVFGPMPSRGEVQSSVALDIERRAKKMKDRLLGQNDEPEKPERESWMMELPPEMQHVGLEARSFKKKSGPENKDRSIWTDTPADRDRKARERQEAKEKGETTKDDGPRLSKKDLEMADKVSKYNDSKRGESLLSMHAKKMKKKAEEDSNKPVERRPFDRDNDLQVNRFDEAQKKALLKKSQELNTRFSHSKDRMFL